A section of the Streptomyces xinghaiensis S187 genome encodes:
- the acs gene encoding acetate--CoA ligase — translation MSNESLANLLKEERRFEPPADLAAAANVTAEAYEQAKADRLGFWAEQARQLTWATEPTQTLDWSNPPFAKWFADGKLNVAYNCVDRHVEAGNGDRVAIHFEGEPGDTRAITYAELQREISKAANALTELGVQAGDRVAIYLPMIPEAVFAMLACARIGAPHSLVFGGFSADALATRIEDADARVVITSDGGYRRGKPSALKPAVDEALTRPGTENVRNVLVVRRTGEDTAWTDGRDVWWHELVDRQSDQHTPEAFDAEHPLFILYTSGTTGKPKGILHTTGGYLTQVAYTHRAVFDLKPETDVYWCTADVGWVTGHSYIVYGPLANGATEVVYEGTPDTPHQGRWWEIVQKYGVTLLYTAPTAIRACMKWGDDIPAKFDLSSLRILGSVGEPINPEAWIWYRKHIGGDRTPVVDTWWQTETGAIMISPLPGVTATKPGSAQIPLPGISATVVDDEAKEVPNGGGGYLVLTEPWPSMLRTIWGDDQRYLDTYWSRFENRYFAGDGAKKDDDGDIWLLGRVDDVMLVSGHNISTTEVESALVSHPKVAEAAVVGATDPQTTQAIVAFVIVRGNVDSEEEGLVEELRAHVAKHLGPIAKPKRILPVAELPKTRSGKIMRRLLRDVAENRALGDVTTLTDSSVMDLIQTRLPGAASSED, via the coding sequence GTGAGCAATGAAAGCCTGGCCAACCTGCTGAAAGAAGAGCGGCGGTTCGAACCGCCGGCCGACCTGGCAGCGGCCGCCAATGTCACCGCCGAGGCATACGAACAAGCCAAGGCTGACCGGCTGGGCTTCTGGGCCGAGCAGGCCCGTCAGCTGACCTGGGCGACCGAGCCGACCCAGACCCTCGACTGGAGCAACCCACCGTTCGCGAAGTGGTTCGCCGACGGCAAGCTGAACGTCGCCTACAACTGCGTGGACCGCCACGTGGAAGCGGGCAACGGCGACCGCGTCGCCATCCACTTCGAGGGCGAGCCCGGCGACACCCGCGCCATCACCTACGCCGAGCTGCAGCGCGAGATCTCCAAGGCCGCCAACGCCCTCACCGAGCTCGGCGTCCAGGCCGGCGACCGCGTCGCGATCTACCTGCCGATGATCCCGGAAGCGGTCTTCGCGATGCTGGCCTGCGCCCGCATCGGCGCCCCGCACTCCCTCGTCTTCGGCGGCTTCTCCGCGGACGCGCTGGCCACCCGTATCGAGGACGCCGACGCCCGGGTGGTCATCACCTCCGACGGCGGCTACCGCCGGGGCAAGCCCTCCGCTCTCAAGCCGGCCGTGGACGAGGCCCTGACCCGCCCCGGCACGGAGAACGTCCGCAACGTCCTCGTCGTCCGGCGCACCGGTGAGGACACCGCCTGGACCGACGGCCGCGACGTGTGGTGGCACGAGCTGGTGGACCGCCAGTCCGACCAGCACACCCCCGAGGCCTTCGACGCCGAGCACCCGCTGTTCATCCTCTACACCTCGGGTACGACGGGTAAGCCGAAGGGCATCCTGCACACCACCGGCGGCTACCTCACCCAGGTCGCCTACACCCACCGGGCCGTCTTCGACCTCAAGCCGGAGACGGACGTCTACTGGTGCACCGCCGACGTCGGCTGGGTGACGGGCCACTCGTACATCGTCTACGGCCCGCTGGCCAACGGCGCGACCGAGGTCGTCTACGAGGGCACCCCGGACACCCCGCACCAGGGCCGCTGGTGGGAGATCGTCCAGAAGTACGGCGTCACGCTCCTCTACACCGCGCCCACCGCGATCCGTGCCTGCATGAAGTGGGGTGACGACATCCCGGCCAAGTTCGACCTGTCGTCGCTGCGCATCCTCGGCTCCGTGGGCGAGCCCATCAACCCCGAGGCCTGGATCTGGTACCGCAAGCACATCGGCGGCGACCGCACCCCGGTCGTGGACACCTGGTGGCAGACCGAGACCGGCGCCATCATGATCAGCCCGCTCCCGGGTGTCACGGCCACCAAGCCGGGATCGGCCCAGATCCCGCTGCCGGGCATCTCCGCGACCGTCGTCGACGACGAGGCCAAGGAGGTCCCGAACGGCGGTGGCGGTTACCTCGTCCTGACCGAGCCGTGGCCGTCGATGCTCCGCACGATCTGGGGTGACGACCAGCGCTACCTCGACACCTACTGGTCCCGCTTCGAGAATCGTTACTTCGCGGGCGACGGCGCCAAGAAGGACGACGACGGCGACATCTGGCTGCTCGGCCGGGTCGACGACGTCATGCTGGTCTCCGGCCACAACATCTCGACCACCGAGGTGGAGTCGGCGCTCGTCTCGCACCCCAAGGTGGCCGAGGCCGCCGTGGTCGGCGCCACGGACCCGCAGACCACACAGGCCATCGTCGCCTTCGTCATCGTGCGCGGCAACGTGGACAGCGAGGAGGAGGGACTGGTCGAGGAGCTCCGCGCCCATGTCGCCAAGCACCTCGGTCCGATCGCCAAGCCCAAGCGCATCCTGCCGGTCGCGGAGCTGCCCAAGACCCGCTCCGGCAAGATCATGCGGCGGCTGCTGCGCGACGTGGCGGAGAACCGCGCCCTCGGTGACGTCACGACCCTCACCGACTCCTCGGTGATGGACCTCATCCAGACCCGGCTGCCCGGCGCCGCCTCCAGCGAGGACTGA
- the nhaA gene encoding Na+/H+ antiporter NhaA: MSLPERNFVADALRTETVGGVLLLAAAIVALVMANTPLSDFYQSVRDFTVGPESLHLDLSIGDWAKDGLLTIFFFVAGIELKRELVAGELRDPRAAALPVVAALCGMIVPALVYIATASGLGGSLDGWAVPTATDIAFALAVLAVLGTSLPASMRAFLLTLAVVDDLGAILIIALFFTTDISLPALGLSLAGLALFWFLHRKGVRGWYVYVPLAAVIWALMHASGVHATVAGVAMGLLLRCTVRGNESHSPAEHIEHLVRPVSAGVAVPLFALFAAGVSVSGGALGDVFTKPEPLGVVLGLFLGKVVGIFGGSWLAVRFTRAELNDELAWADIFAVSSLAGIGFTVSLLIGELAFTEDPALADEVKAAVLIGSLISAVTAGILLKLRNNKYKQLYYEENLDEDESGIPDIYERHDPAYHLRMAAIHEKKAAEHRKQAEVAAAERATGDDPA, translated from the coding sequence ATGTCGCTCCCGGAGCGCAACTTCGTCGCCGACGCGCTGCGGACCGAGACCGTCGGCGGTGTACTGCTGCTCGCGGCCGCGATCGTCGCCCTGGTCATGGCGAACACCCCGCTGAGCGACTTCTACCAGAGCGTGCGGGACTTCACCGTCGGTCCCGAATCCCTCCACCTGGACCTCTCGATCGGCGACTGGGCCAAGGACGGCCTCCTCACCATCTTCTTCTTCGTGGCCGGCATCGAGCTCAAGCGGGAGCTGGTCGCCGGTGAGCTGCGCGATCCGAGAGCGGCGGCCCTGCCCGTCGTCGCGGCGCTCTGCGGCATGATCGTCCCCGCGCTCGTCTACATCGCCACCGCGTCCGGCCTGGGCGGCAGCCTCGACGGCTGGGCGGTGCCCACCGCCACGGACATCGCCTTCGCCCTCGCCGTCCTCGCCGTGCTCGGCACCTCGCTCCCCGCCTCGATGCGGGCCTTCCTGCTGACCCTGGCGGTCGTCGACGACCTCGGCGCGATCCTCATCATCGCCCTCTTCTTCACCACCGACATCAGCCTCCCCGCCCTGGGACTCTCGCTGGCCGGGCTGGCCCTCTTCTGGTTCCTGCACCGCAAGGGCGTCCGCGGCTGGTACGTCTACGTCCCGCTGGCCGCGGTGATCTGGGCGCTGATGCACGCCAGTGGCGTACACGCCACGGTCGCCGGTGTCGCGATGGGCCTGCTGCTGCGCTGCACCGTCCGCGGCAACGAGAGCCACTCCCCCGCCGAGCACATCGAGCATCTGGTCCGCCCGGTCTCCGCCGGCGTCGCCGTACCGCTGTTCGCGCTCTTCGCGGCGGGCGTCTCGGTCTCCGGCGGGGCCCTCGGTGACGTCTTCACCAAGCCCGAGCCGCTCGGCGTCGTCCTCGGTCTCTTCCTCGGCAAGGTCGTCGGCATCTTCGGAGGCTCCTGGCTGGCCGTCCGCTTCACCCGGGCCGAACTCAACGACGAGCTGGCCTGGGCGGACATCTTCGCGGTCTCCTCGCTCGCGGGCATCGGCTTCACCGTCTCCCTCCTGATCGGCGAGCTGGCGTTCACCGAGGACCCCGCCCTCGCGGACGAGGTGAAGGCCGCGGTCCTCATCGGCTCCCTGATCTCCGCCGTCACCGCGGGCATCCTCCTCAAGCTCCGCAACAACAAGTACAAGCAGCTCTACTACGAGGAGAACCTCGACGAGGACGAGTCCGGCATCCCGGACATCTACGAGCGGCACGACCCCGCGTACCACCTCCGGATGGCGGCGATCCACGAAAAAAAAGCCGCCGAGCATCGGAAGCAGGCGGAAGTCGCCGCCGCGGAACGCGCGACGGGCGATGATCCGGCATGA
- a CDS encoding phage holin family protein — MSPVEQDADRSLGQLMATATTELSALVHDEIALAKAELRQDAKRAGIGGFAITTAGVLALFSLPVLSFAAAYGIHNLGLGLAWSFLIVGSAYLLLAALLGLFAVAKFKKVKKPEKSMASARETAAVLGNAKPHPRPRAAVPAEPAP; from the coding sequence ATGAGCCCAGTCGAACAGGACGCCGACCGCAGCCTCGGACAGCTGATGGCCACGGCGACCACCGAGCTGTCCGCGCTCGTGCACGACGAGATCGCGCTGGCCAAGGCCGAGCTGCGGCAGGACGCGAAGCGGGCGGGCATCGGCGGCTTCGCCATCACCACCGCCGGAGTCCTGGCCCTGTTCTCCCTGCCCGTGCTGAGCTTCGCCGCCGCGTACGGCATCCACAACCTGGGGCTCGGGCTGGCCTGGTCCTTCCTCATCGTGGGGAGCGCCTATCTGCTGCTGGCCGCGCTCCTGGGTCTTTTCGCCGTCGCCAAGTTCAAGAAGGTGAAGAAGCCGGAGAAGAGCATGGCCTCCGCCCGGGAGACGGCGGCCGTGCTCGGCAACGCCAAACCCCACCCGCGCCCGCGGGCGGCCGTGCCCGCCGAACCGGCGCCGTAG
- a CDS encoding alpha/beta fold hydrolase, translating to MTSPETPATAVRIGGPWTHRDVAANGARFHIAEAGDGPLVLLLHGFPEFWWAWRHQLTALADAGFRAVAMDLRGVGGSDRTPRGYDPANLALDVTGVIRSLGEPDAALVGHGIGGYLAWTAAVMRPKLVRRLAVTSMPHPRRWRSAMLTDVRQTRAGSYVWGFQRPWVPERQLLADDAALVGRLIREWSGPRLPEDETVDAYRRAMSIPSTAHCSIEPYRWLVRSMARPDGIQFNRRMKRPVRVPTLHLHGSLDPVMRTRSAAGSGEYVEAPYRWRLFDGLGHFPHEEDPAAFSHELISWLKDTEPDR from the coding sequence ATGACCTCGCCCGAGACCCCCGCCACGGCCGTCAGGATCGGCGGTCCCTGGACCCACCGGGACGTCGCCGCCAACGGCGCCCGCTTTCACATCGCCGAGGCCGGTGACGGGCCGCTGGTCCTGCTGCTCCACGGCTTCCCGGAGTTCTGGTGGGCCTGGCGGCACCAGCTGACCGCCCTCGCCGACGCGGGCTTCCGGGCCGTCGCCATGGACCTGCGCGGCGTGGGCGGCAGTGACCGCACCCCGCGCGGCTACGATCCGGCCAACCTCGCCCTCGACGTCACCGGGGTGATCCGCTCCCTCGGCGAACCGGACGCCGCCCTCGTCGGCCACGGCATCGGCGGCTATCTGGCCTGGACCGCCGCGGTGATGCGCCCCAAGCTGGTGCGCCGGCTCGCGGTCACCTCCATGCCGCATCCGCGCCGCTGGCGTTCGGCGATGCTCACGGACGTCCGGCAGACCCGGGCCGGTTCCTATGTCTGGGGCTTCCAGCGCCCCTGGGTTCCCGAGCGGCAGCTCCTCGCCGACGACGCCGCGCTGGTGGGCCGGCTGATACGGGAGTGGTCCGGCCCGCGGCTGCCGGAGGACGAGACGGTGGACGCGTACCGCCGGGCCATGTCGATCCCCTCGACCGCCCACTGCTCGATCGAGCCGTACCGGTGGCTGGTGCGTTCGATGGCCCGCCCCGACGGCATCCAGTTCAACCGCCGGATGAAACGCCCGGTCCGGGTCCCGACCCTGCATCTGCACGGCTCACTCGACCCGGTGATGCGGACGCGGAGCGCCGCCGGTTCCGGCGAGTACGTCGAAGCGCCGTACCGCTGGCGGCTGTTCGACGGCCTCGGCCACTTCCCGCACGAGGAGGACCCGGCGGCCTTCTCCCACGAGCTGATCAGCTGGCTCAAGGACACGGAACCGGACCGGTAG
- a CDS encoding MarP family serine protease, protein MNVLDILLLLAAVWFAVVGYRQGFVVGILSVIGFLGGGLVAVYLLPVIWDRLTDRSPPGTAAVVVAVVIVIVCASVGQAFTTHLGNKLRRHITWSPARALDATGGALVNVVAMLLVAWLIGSALAGTALPPVGKEVRNSKVLLGVEQVIPDAANSWFSEFGSVLAQNGFPQVFSPFSNEPITTVEPPDPELVNSPVVARAQRSIVKVLGTADSCSKVLEGTGFVFAPNRVMTNAHVVGGVDEPTVQIGGEGRLYDATVVLYDWERDIAVLNVPGLGAPALEFAEKDAERGDGAIVAGFPENGGFDVRAARVRSRIQADGPDIYHRGTVSRDVYSLFTLVRQGNSGGPLLTPDGRVYGVIFAKSLDDEDTGYALTVDEVREDISRGRTAEQTVDSQGCAL, encoded by the coding sequence GTGAATGTGCTGGACATCCTGTTGCTGCTCGCCGCCGTGTGGTTCGCGGTCGTGGGCTACCGCCAAGGCTTCGTGGTCGGCATCCTCTCGGTGATCGGCTTCCTCGGCGGCGGTCTCGTCGCCGTCTACCTGCTGCCGGTGATCTGGGACCGGCTCACCGACCGCTCCCCGCCGGGCACCGCGGCGGTGGTGGTGGCCGTCGTCATCGTGATCGTCTGCGCCTCCGTCGGACAGGCCTTCACCACGCATCTCGGCAACAAGCTGCGCCGGCACATCACCTGGTCGCCGGCGCGCGCGCTCGACGCGACGGGCGGCGCGCTGGTCAACGTCGTCGCGATGCTGCTGGTCGCCTGGCTGATCGGCTCGGCGCTGGCCGGCACGGCGCTCCCGCCGGTGGGCAAGGAGGTCCGCAACTCCAAGGTGCTGCTGGGCGTCGAGCAGGTGATCCCGGACGCCGCGAACAGCTGGTTCTCGGAGTTCGGTTCCGTCCTGGCGCAGAACGGCTTTCCCCAGGTCTTCAGCCCGTTCTCCAACGAACCCATCACCACCGTGGAGCCGCCCGACCCCGAGCTGGTGAACAGCCCGGTCGTCGCCCGCGCGCAGCGCAGCATCGTCAAGGTGCTCGGCACCGCGGACAGCTGCAGCAAGGTTCTGGAGGGCACCGGCTTCGTCTTCGCGCCGAACCGCGTCATGACGAACGCCCACGTCGTCGGCGGTGTGGACGAGCCGACTGTGCAGATCGGCGGCGAGGGCAGGCTGTACGACGCCACGGTCGTGCTCTACGACTGGGAGCGCGACATAGCCGTGCTCAACGTCCCCGGCCTCGGCGCACCGGCGCTGGAGTTCGCCGAGAAGGACGCCGAGCGCGGGGACGGCGCGATCGTCGCGGGCTTCCCGGAGAACGGCGGATTCGACGTCCGCGCGGCGCGCGTCCGCAGCCGTATACAGGCCGACGGCCCGGACATCTACCACCGGGGCACCGTGAGCCGCGACGTCTACTCCCTCTTCACGCTGGTCCGCCAGGGCAACTCCGGCGGCCCGCTGCTGACCCCCGACGGCCGGGTCTACGGCGTGATCTTCGCCAAGTCCCTCGACGACGAGGACACCGGGTACGCGCTGACGGTCGACGAGGTGCGGGAGGACATCAGCCGCGGACGCACCGCCGAGCAGACCGTGGACAGCCAGGGCTGCGCCCTGTAG
- a CDS encoding NUDIX hydrolase gives MTGSASPRPARAGDITVTADGLPGWLDPVAQAARTVQPRQLSRFLPPESGGRQSAVLILFGEGDGRAGDGGRDSGRGGGRGAGREPELLLIERSSSLRSHAGQPSFPGGALDPEDGDPQSDGPLRAALREAEEETGLDPAGVQLFGVLPRLYIPVSGFVVTPVLGWWREPTPVAPGDPAETARVFTVPVAHLTDPGNRATTVHPSGHRGPAFLVGEALVWGFTAGVIDRILHHAGWERPWDRGRQVPLDWRA, from the coding sequence GTGACGGGCTCCGCGAGTCCCCGGCCGGCCCGCGCGGGCGACATCACCGTCACCGCCGACGGGCTGCCCGGCTGGCTGGATCCGGTCGCGCAGGCGGCCCGTACCGTTCAGCCGCGGCAGCTCAGCCGGTTCCTGCCGCCGGAGTCCGGCGGCAGGCAGTCCGCCGTGCTGATCCTCTTCGGGGAGGGCGACGGCCGCGCCGGAGACGGCGGACGGGACAGCGGGCGTGGGGGCGGCCGCGGTGCCGGACGCGAGCCGGAGTTGCTGCTCATCGAGCGCTCCAGCAGCCTGCGCTCGCACGCCGGGCAGCCGTCATTCCCCGGCGGGGCGCTCGACCCGGAGGACGGCGATCCGCAGAGCGACGGCCCCCTGCGCGCCGCGCTGCGGGAGGCCGAGGAGGAGACCGGCCTCGACCCGGCCGGGGTGCAGCTCTTCGGTGTCCTGCCGCGGCTCTACATCCCGGTGAGCGGCTTCGTGGTGACTCCCGTGCTCGGCTGGTGGCGCGAGCCCACGCCCGTCGCCCCCGGCGACCCGGCGGAGACGGCGCGGGTCTTCACCGTCCCCGTGGCGCATCTCACGGACCCCGGCAACCGCGCGACCACCGTCCACCCCAGCGGCCACCGCGGCCCCGCGTTCCTGGTCGGAGAGGCGCTGGTGTGGGGATTCACGGCCGGCGTGATCGACCGGATCCTGCACCACGCGGGCTGGGAGCGGCCGTGGGACCGCGGCAGACAAGTGCCGCTCGACTGGCGCGCGTGA
- the nth gene encoding endonuclease III, whose product MGEREPAAARKAAKAGRAAKSAGAAKPESRLALVRRARRINRELAEVYPYAHPELDFRNPFELLVATVLSAQTTDLRVNQTTPGLFAAYPTPEEMAAAHPEELEQIIRPTGFFRAKAKSLLGLSAALRDRFGGEVPGRLEDLVKLPGVGRKTANVVLGNAFGVPGITVDTHFGRLVRRWKWTEQEDPEKVEAEIAALFPKSEWTMLSHRIVFHGRRICHARKPACGACPIAPLCPAYGEGETDPEKAKKLLKYEMGGQPGQRLNPPADYPGRPAPPLGAE is encoded by the coding sequence GTGGGCGAACGTGAGCCCGCGGCAGCACGGAAAGCCGCGAAGGCCGGCCGGGCGGCCAAGTCCGCCGGGGCGGCGAAGCCCGAGTCGCGGCTGGCCCTGGTCCGCCGGGCGCGGCGGATCAACCGCGAACTCGCGGAGGTCTACCCGTACGCGCACCCCGAACTGGATTTCCGTAATCCCTTCGAGCTGCTGGTGGCCACGGTCCTCTCCGCCCAGACCACCGACCTCCGGGTCAACCAGACGACACCCGGCCTCTTCGCCGCGTACCCCACCCCGGAGGAGATGGCGGCCGCCCACCCCGAGGAGCTGGAGCAGATCATCCGGCCCACGGGCTTCTTCCGCGCCAAGGCCAAGTCGCTGCTGGGCCTCTCCGCCGCGCTCCGGGACCGCTTCGGCGGCGAGGTGCCGGGCCGGCTGGAGGACCTGGTCAAGCTGCCCGGCGTCGGCCGGAAGACGGCCAACGTGGTGCTGGGCAACGCCTTCGGGGTGCCGGGGATCACGGTCGACACCCACTTCGGGCGGCTGGTCCGCCGCTGGAAGTGGACCGAGCAGGAGGACCCGGAGAAGGTCGAGGCCGAGATCGCCGCCCTCTTCCCGAAGAGCGAGTGGACGATGCTCTCGCACCGGATCGTCTTCCACGGCCGCCGCATCTGCCATGCCCGCAAGCCGGCCTGCGGGGCCTGCCCCATCGCCCCGCTCTGCCCGGCGTACGGCGAGGGCGAGACGGACCCGGAGAAGGCGAAGAAGCTGCTCAAGTACGAGATGGGCGGGCAGCCGGGCCAGCGTCTGAACCCGCCCGCGGACTACCCGGGCCGGCCGGCGCCGCCGCTGGGGGCGGAGTGA
- a CDS encoding Crp/Fnr family transcriptional regulator translates to MDDVLRRAPLFAALDDEQAAELRASMAEATLARGEALFHEGDPGDRLYVVTEGKVKLHRTSPDGRENMLAVLGPGELIGELSLFDPGPRTATATALTEVKLLGLGHGDLQPWLNARPEVSTALLRAIARRLRRTNDTMSDLVFSDVPGRVAKALLDLSRRFGVQSEEGIHVVHDLTQEELAQLVGASRETVNKALADFAGRGWLRLEARAVILLDVERLAKRSR, encoded by the coding sequence GTGGACGACGTTCTGCGGCGCGCCCCGCTTTTCGCGGCGCTCGATGACGAGCAGGCCGCTGAGCTGCGCGCCTCGATGGCCGAGGCCACCCTCGCGCGAGGGGAGGCCCTGTTCCACGAGGGCGACCCGGGCGACCGCCTGTACGTGGTGACCGAGGGCAAGGTGAAGCTCCACCGCACCTCCCCCGACGGCCGCGAGAACATGCTCGCCGTGCTCGGCCCGGGTGAACTCATCGGTGAGCTGTCGCTCTTCGACCCGGGCCCGCGGACGGCCACGGCCACCGCTCTCACCGAGGTCAAGCTCCTCGGCCTCGGCCACGGCGACCTGCAGCCCTGGCTGAACGCCCGGCCCGAGGTCTCGACGGCCCTGCTGCGCGCCATCGCGCGGCGGCTGCGCCGGACCAACGACACCATGTCCGACCTGGTCTTCTCCGATGTTCCGGGCCGTGTCGCCAAGGCCCTGCTGGACCTCTCCCGCCGCTTCGGCGTGCAGTCGGAGGAGGGCATCCACGTGGTGCACGACCTGACGCAGGAAGAGCTGGCCCAGCTGGTCGGCGCCTCCCGCGAGACGGTCAACAAGGCGCTCGCCGACTTCGCCGGCCGCGGCTGGCTGCGGCTGGAGGCGCGCGCGGTGATCCTGCTGGACGTCGAGCGGCTCGCGAAGCGCTCCCGCTGA
- a CDS encoding MBL fold metallo-hydrolase, with the protein MTDAAALPGQPRGLVVSGPATERAVCVLAPNPSPMTLDGTNTWILSEPDSDLAVVIDPGPLDDAHLTEVVATAERAGKRIALTLLTHGHADHAEGAVRFAALTGSAVRALDPALRLGDEGLGAGDVVTTGGLELRVVPTPGHTSDSLSFHLPADAAVLTGDTVLGRGTTMVAHPDGRLGEYLDSLRRLRSLTVDDGVDTVLPGHGPVLDDARGALEFYLAHRASRLAQVETAVEAGHRSAPDVVAHVYADVDRTLWPAAELSVRAQLDYLREHGLI; encoded by the coding sequence ATGACGGACGCGGCGGCGCTGCCCGGGCAGCCGCGTGGCCTGGTCGTCTCGGGACCCGCGACGGAACGGGCGGTGTGCGTCCTGGCCCCCAACCCGTCGCCGATGACCCTGGACGGCACCAACACCTGGATCCTCTCCGAACCCGATTCGGACCTCGCCGTCGTCATCGACCCGGGACCGCTGGACGACGCCCATCTCACCGAGGTCGTGGCGACGGCCGAGCGCGCCGGCAAACGGATCGCGCTGACGCTCCTCACCCACGGGCACGCCGATCACGCGGAGGGCGCGGTCCGTTTCGCCGCGCTGACCGGCTCGGCGGTCCGGGCCCTGGACCCGGCCCTGCGCCTCGGGGACGAAGGGCTCGGCGCGGGGGACGTCGTCACCACCGGCGGTCTCGAACTGCGCGTCGTCCCGACCCCCGGGCACACCTCCGACTCCCTCTCCTTCCATCTCCCGGCCGACGCGGCGGTCCTCACCGGCGACACGGTGCTCGGCCGGGGCACGACGATGGTGGCCCACCCGGACGGGCGGCTGGGGGAGTACCTCGACTCGCTGCGGCGGCTGCGTTCCCTGACGGTCGACGACGGGGTGGACACCGTGCTGCCCGGTCACGGCCCCGTGCTCGACGACGCCCGGGGCGCCCTGGAGTTCTATCTCGCCCACCGGGCGAGCCGGCTGGCGCAGGTCGAGACGGCGGTCGAGGCCGGCCACCGCTCCGCGCCGGACGTCGTGGCCCATGTGTACGCCGACGTCGACCGCACGCTGTGGCCGGCCGCCGAGCTGTCGGTCCGCGCACAGCTCGACTATCTGCGGGAGCACGGACTGATCTGA
- a CDS encoding NUDIX hydrolase → MSATNGQWYPPEWPERIRALASGELTAVTPRRAATVLLLRDGTAGPEVHMLRRRTSMAFAGGVYAYPGGGVDARDERPVGWAGPSRADWARWLGTDEPAAQAIVCAAVRETFEEAGVLLAGSSPGTVVEDTTGEDWEADRAALVARELSFADFLSRRGLLLRSDLLAPWDRWITPEFEPRRYDTWFFAAVLPRGQRTRDVSTEADRTVWIRPAEAAAGHDRGDLTMMPPTIATLRRLQPYASAAEVLAAAADRELTPVLAVAELRDDGIVLSWPGNDEFTTHIPGGPGAPRSSPDPSPAPAPAPAPSPSAPAEGAGA, encoded by the coding sequence ATGTCCGCAACGAATGGCCAGTGGTATCCGCCCGAGTGGCCCGAACGCATCCGGGCCCTGGCGAGCGGTGAACTCACCGCCGTGACGCCGCGCCGGGCCGCGACCGTCCTGCTGCTGCGGGACGGCACCGCCGGGCCCGAGGTCCACATGCTCCGCCGGCGCACGTCCATGGCGTTCGCCGGCGGCGTGTACGCCTACCCGGGCGGCGGCGTCGACGCCCGCGACGAGCGCCCCGTCGGCTGGGCCGGCCCGTCCCGCGCGGACTGGGCGCGGTGGCTCGGCACCGACGAGCCGGCGGCCCAGGCCATCGTCTGCGCGGCCGTCCGGGAGACCTTCGAGGAAGCCGGGGTGCTCCTCGCCGGATCGAGCCCCGGCACCGTCGTGGAGGACACCACGGGCGAGGACTGGGAGGCCGACCGGGCCGCGCTCGTCGCCCGCGAGCTCTCCTTCGCCGACTTCCTCTCCCGGCGCGGACTGCTGCTCCGCAGCGACCTGCTGGCGCCCTGGGACCGCTGGATCACCCCGGAGTTCGAGCCCCGGCGCTACGACACCTGGTTCTTCGCCGCGGTCCTGCCCCGCGGCCAGCGCACCCGCGACGTCTCCACCGAGGCGGACCGCACGGTCTGGATCCGCCCCGCCGAGGCTGCCGCCGGACACGACCGGGGAGACCTGACGATGATGCCGCCGACCATCGCCACGCTGCGCCGCCTCCAGCCGTACGCGTCGGCCGCCGAGGTGCTCGCCGCGGCCGCGGACCGGGAGCTCACGCCCGTCCTGGCGGTGGCGGAGCTGCGCGACGACGGCATCGTGCTGAGCTGGCCGGGCAACGACGAGTTCACCACCCACATCCCGGGCGGGCCCGGAGCGCCGCGGTCCTCCCCGGATCCGTCCCCGGCTCCCGCTCCCGCTCCGGCGCCGTCCCCGTCCGCCCCGGCCGAGGGGGCGGGCGCATGA
- a CDS encoding RidA family protein: MSAVEDRIAELGLTLPGVAAPVAAYIPAVRTGPYVYTSGQLPLVAGKLPLTGKVGAEVTADEAKDLARTCALNALAAVKSVVGDLDRIVRVVKVVGFVASAPDFTGQPGVVNGASELLGEVLGEKGVHARSAVGVAVLPLDAPVEVEIQVEVEG, encoded by the coding sequence GTGAGCGCCGTCGAGGACAGGATCGCGGAGCTCGGGCTGACGCTGCCCGGCGTGGCCGCGCCGGTCGCCGCGTACATCCCGGCCGTGCGGACGGGCCCGTACGTCTACACCTCCGGGCAGCTGCCGCTCGTCGCGGGCAAGCTGCCGCTGACCGGGAAGGTCGGCGCGGAGGTCACCGCCGACGAGGCCAAGGACCTGGCCCGCACCTGCGCGCTGAACGCCCTGGCGGCCGTCAAGTCCGTGGTCGGCGACCTCGACCGGATCGTCCGTGTCGTCAAGGTCGTCGGCTTCGTGGCCTCCGCCCCGGACTTCACCGGCCAGCCGGGCGTCGTCAACGGCGCCAGTGAGCTGCTGGGCGAGGTGCTGGGCGAGAAGGGCGTGCACGCGCGGAGCGCGGTCGGAGTGGCGGTCCTGCCGCTGGACGCGCCCGTCGAGGTCGAGATCCAGGTGGAGGTGGAGGGCTGA
- a CDS encoding DUF4177 domain-containing protein produces the protein MTKWEYATVPLLVHATKQILDTWGEDGWELVQVVPGPNTEQLVAYLKREKTA, from the coding sequence ATGACCAAGTGGGAATACGCGACCGTGCCGCTGCTCGTCCATGCCACCAAGCAGATCCTCGACACCTGGGGCGAGGACGGCTGGGAACTCGTCCAGGTCGTACCGGGTCCCAACACGGAGCAGCTCGTGGCCTACCTGAAGCGGGAGAAGACCGCGTGA